Proteins encoded by one window of Rhea pennata isolate bPtePen1 chromosome 11, bPtePen1.pri, whole genome shotgun sequence:
- the TAF9B gene encoding transcription initiation factor TFIID subunit 9B: MEPAKMASPKSAPKDAQVMAQILKDMGITEYEPRVINQMLEFAYRYVTTILEDAKIYSSHAKKSNVDADDVRLAIQCRTDQSFTSPPPRDFLLDIARQKNQTPLPLIKPYSGPRLPPDRYCLTAPNYRLKSLQKKVSSSAGRITVPRLSVGAVSSRPSTPTLGTPSAQTVSVSTKVGTPVSLTGQRFTVQIPSSQATVKSATPTTPTVQNVLINPSLIGPKNILITTNMVSSQNTSSESNPLKRKHEDDDDYDNL; the protein is encoded by the exons ATGGAGCCGGCGAAGATGGCGTCTCCCAAGAGCGCGCCCAAAGATGCGCAG GTCATGGCGCAGATCCTGAAGGACATGGGCATCACGGAGTACGAGCCGCGCGTCATCAACCAGATGCTGGAGTTCGCCTACA gatATGTGACAACTATACTAGAAGATGCAAAGATTTATTCAAGCCATGCTAAGAAATCCAATGTCGACGCAGATGATGTGAGATTAGCGATCCAGTGTCGGACGGACCAGTCATTTACATCTCCACCTCCGAGAGAT TTCTTGTTAGATAttgcaagacagaaaaatcaaacGCCTTTGCCATTGATAAAGCCTTATTCTGGACCTAGACTTCCACCTGACAGATACTGTTTAACAGCTCCAAACTACAGACTGAAGTCCTTACAGAAGAAG GTCTCTTCCTCTGCAGGAAGAATAACAGTCCCTCGCTTGAGTGTTGGtgctgtaagcagcagacctAGCACACCTACTTTAG GTACACCTTCAGCACAAACAGTCTCTGTTTCAACAAAAGTTGGCACTCCAGTGTCGCTGACTGGTCAGAGGTTCACCGTACAGATCCCATCTTCTCAGGCAACAGTTAAATCAG ccACACCAACAACTCCAACAGTTCAGAATGTTCTAATTAATCCTTCATTAATTGGTCCAAAGAACATTCTTATTACTACAAATATGGTATCATCACAGAATACATCTAGTGAATCAAATCCCTTGAAAAGGAAGCATGAAGATGATGACGACTATGATAATTTGTGA